CTTGTCTTATATTTTTAGCCTTTCGCTGATACGAACCTTTACCTTTTTTAGCTTTGACTACCTGTACTTTATATAGTTTTGAAGTAACCAATGCGGCTAAAAAATTATCTTTGATAATTCCTCTACCTAAATCTGTTGCACCAATATTAGCTTTCGCTAATGGCTTTTTATTTTTACTCATTATTGTTCCTTTATATTATTTATCCATGAATGATTTTCAATGGATTGTCATTAGGTTTAATGCGTTTAATACACTAAACATTTGCGCAAGATATAGTATTCAATAGGCAATGCAAGTGATATTTTGGCTGGTGGAAATCTACCGACAAACTGCTAACAATACAGCGTAGAATTATTCGGTTAAAATAGCCGTATACAAACTTTTTGACGTTTAATTAGGTTTAAAAAACAAGTGATATCAAAAAAAATACGTGAGCTTTTTGTTTCTATGATGGAAGCTGACAAAGACAATACTGCTGTTACCTATGATGCAGAAACAGATCAATATACGGGTTACTTTAATCAAACTGTAGTGAATAAGTTTATTGATGCAGGTTTACTCGAATTAGTCGACAACCAAGATGGGCTAATCTCAGTGTTGATCAATAACCGCGACGATTTTTTGAGTGGTTTTGCTTCTGGAGTAAACGAAGCACGTTTAGGGCGAGATCAATATTACGCAGATTATAATGCCAATCCTTTTGCTTTTTCTGTGGGATACGAGCACTTTTTAGATATGAACAAAAAGCCTCGACGGTTAGTGGGCTATGTGTGCCATGGCTTTATTAATGACGATACAGGTGAGTTACATGCGCAATAAACCGCCCATTCTACCTAGTTGAGGTTGTGCTAATTGATGATTGAAGACCCTAAACAATTAAGCCGTGATTATGATAGCCAAGGCTATTTTGTTATCCGGCAGTATTTTACTGAAGATGAAATATCATCCCTCAGACAGACGATCTTAAAATTTCATCAAGCTTGGAAAAAAGACCACCAAGTTTTCTATGAAGAAGAGGCATTTAATTCTTCGTTAATCACTGGCAGTGAGTATTTAGCCCCAGAAGACAGAGTAAAGTTATTTAACTTTATTAGCTCAACAAAAATGATGGCAGTGGTTGAATCGCTTATTCCGAACAGCCCTGCCTTTATGAATACTCAATTGTTTTTTAACCCAGTCAATCCGCAGCAAAAAGATTTTTGGCACCGAGATTGTCAATATGATCACAATCTAGAGGGCCAACAAAAAGCCATTGCTGAAACCCAGGTTGTGCATTTACGTGTGCCTTTATTTGATGAATTGGGTATGGAGTTGGTACCGGGTACTCATAAACGCTGGGATAATGCTGAAGAATTTAATGTGCGCCAAGAAGTCAAAGGCAAAGTCAGCAGTGATGATTTATCTACTGGTGAAAAAATCCCATTAGCGGCCGGTGACTTGTTGGTGTTTTCGGCCGATATGATCCATCGCGGTTTATACGGCTTAGACAGGTTAGCCTTAGATATCTTGGTATTTGATCCCCAAGGTGATTTTGTCGACTACGTGGATGACGACTGTCTACCAGATATGGCAATGCTGGATAAAATTCACGACCCAAGATTGTTTGTTCATACTATGCAGCTAAAAACATTCAGCAAAGATCAGCACTGTCTAGATAACCCTAAATAACAATTGTCGTTATCAAATAGTTTTCAGTCACCTTGTTTGGGGTGATTAAATTACCCCTTAGCGTTTATTTGACTTAGAGTCGCTTTTTGGTCGCATACTTTAGTCTAAGATTTGACCACTAAAGCTTGTTTTTTTATTTGTTTCCAATAAAGTGGATTTTACAAGGGGATATCGATTCTTAACATTTAGTGAGTTATTGATATTTCTCTCCACAAAAACTTAATTAGGATTCTCCTCAAGCGTTTGTTTTTTTGTTCATTCGCCCATAGGTAGTAGTAAATTCATGATTGAATATCGGGCTCAAATGCCACGTACGGACCACGAACTACGTCAAGCAATCGACAGACTTAAACAACATGCTATTTTGCATTTTGATGCGCAACAATTGTTTATGGAAATGTTACGTGAAGTTGGGGAGTTGACTGACTCAAGTTTTGCAATAGTCTTGAAGCAAGTTGATATGGATAATAATCAACCTCGTCATACTTGTATTGCAGCGCAACATCGAAGCAATAAAGGGGATTGGGGAAATCTTGATGTTAACGGTTTATTACATTTAGACCAAAGTGCCAAGCCTTTCTTTGATGTGTTATTGCAATGTAAAGCTATGGTGTTAGATCGCCTCGGATTACGCATTCTCAACAACTTTAACTCCAATTGGCCTTCAGTAGAACGAGCCATGCTTATTCCTATGGGAGTTGATAAATATAATAATTATCTAATTTGTATTGGCAATTCTAAAAAGCACTACCATACAGAAGAAGTGCAAAGATTATGGCCATTACTGATCCATGTGTCGACTCAACTACAATTGTTAGTAAGTCATTCTGCGAGCAAGTACTCGCAAAAAGAACAATTATTAAACAAATATAGTCCACAAGATAATGAAGTATGGCGTAACATATTTTATCGATTAGAGAAAACTAGTCCACTGGCGATGATCACTCTTAATTCTGACAAGCTCATTTGTCGGGTCAATGAGTCTGCTGAAAATTTACTCTCTATCGCTGGCTCTGAGTTATTACAAAAACCAATCGAAGAGTTTTTAGTTAATCATTCCATTATTCTGCAGGCTTTAAAAAATACTAGCGCAGTTAATATGGCAAGTCGCATGCGCAGTGGGCTGGGTAGTGTGCTAGATGTGAAATTAAATCTTGTACCTTATGAAGAGAATAATACTAAATACGATTTAGTATTAATTGAGAAAGTTGAATCACTGACAATTAATCAAAATGCAGTGGCAGTAGCGTTAGAGCGCTTTCAAGTCTTAGCCTCAATGTTACCAATGGGAATTTTGCAAACCGATGCAGAATGGCAAACTGAATATTTTAATCAGCGTTGGTTAGAAATTACTGACTGTAAAGTGGGTGATGTATATGGTTTAGGCTGGATGCAATTATTTCATCCTGATGAAGCTGAAGAACTGTTAACCCAGTTACATATTAGTATTAGTGGTGGCCATGAATTTATTCGTGAATGCCAGATGGTATACCAGCAGAGCTATAAATGGGTGATGCTACATGTCACTCCCATTATTGATCCCAAAGGCGAAGTAAAAGGTTTAATCGCTACAGTTGGCGATTTTTCTAAACAACATGAAGCTGAAGAGCGTTTGCGTGAAATGGCTGAAAAAGATCCATTAACGGGCTTGTCTAATAGAGCTTGTTTCTTTGATCGACTGGATCACGCCCTTGATCGTGTTGAACGCCATGGTTCTTTAGCATTACTGGCATTAGATTTAGATGGTTTTAAACATATTAATGACACCCTAGGTCATGATGTGGGCGACTTCATATTAATTGAAGTGGCGAAAAGATTACGTAATTGTGTGCGTATTGAGGATACCGTGTGTCGAGTAGGTGGTGATGAGTTTTTACTGATTATCGAAGGGTTAGACGATGCAACAATAGTCGCCTCATTGGCCGAAAAAGTTTTACATGAACTTGAAGAGCCCTATCAATTAGGTTCAAAAGAGATTTTTATTTCAACCAGTATCGGCATTAGTTTTTCTGTCACAGGCCGTAAATGCACAAGTAAAACTTTATTAAAACAAGCTGACCTCGCTTTATATAGAGCGAAAGATGCGGGTCGAAATAACTATCAATATTACTCTCCTGAATTAGAACAGGCCTCTAGAAAAAAGCTGGAACTGACTAATGATCTGCATAGAGCCCTTGGTAAACAGGAATTTGAAGTGTTTTACCAAGCACAAATAGATATTGATAGTAATAAAATTAAAGGTTTTGAAGCCTTGTTACGTTGGCAACATCCTCAAAAAGGTATGTTGTCGCCAACTGATTTTATTCCATTGTTAGAAGAATCTGGGCTTATTTCAAATGTCAGTGATTGGATGTGTCAGCATAGTTTCCATCAATTACGCCAGTGGATAGATGACGGATTATTGGATCACGATGCGGTAATGGCAGTCAATATTAGTCCAAGGCAATTTTACGATGAGCATTTAGTTGAGCAAATATATAATGCTATCGTGAATGCAAATTTAAGCTGCGCCAATGTAGTCGTTGAAGTGACAGAAACCTTGTTACTTAAAGAGCACAGCCTGATTATAAAACATCTTCAAAACCTACATGCACTGGGTATTAAAATAGCCCTTGATGATTTTGGCACAGGTTTTTCTTCATTAAGTTATCTGAAAAAATTTCCTATCGATATCATTAAAATAGACAGAAGTTTTATTAAAGATATTGCCACCGATGAAAGCGATTCATTAATTACCCGAGCAGTGATTAAATTGGGCGAATCACTAGGCTTAACTGTGCTGGCCGAGGGGGTAGATTCTGCGCCCATATTAGCGTTATTAAAACAGTGGCATTGTGAAAAGTATCAGGGCTATCTGGTGAATCAACCTGTCCCTGCCAACCAAATTAAAGCCCTTTGTGCTGAACATAAAGAAGCATTTAATAATCTAAAAAGTTAAATTATTCAAACACATATAAAAAACAATGTTTTAGCGTTTTAATACATATGTATTACGAGTGTAGATTTTATCTCATTGGAAATATTGAAGGATATTATGTCAAATATTAGCGTCACAGATACTTCACCAACCAGCAGCGAACCAAAATCGTTATTTTATGTAGCTGTGGGTGCATCTGCAGGTGGTTTAGAAGCATTAAATGAGTTTGTTTCAGCATTGCCAAAACATGCTTCTATGGCTTATATGATAGTGCAACATTTGTCGCCTGACTTTGACAGTTTAATGGATCAGCTCTTGCAACGTCGCACCGATCTTAAAATTTGCACTGTTACCGATGGGATGGAAATTGAGGCAGACACTATTTATTTAATGCCACCACGTACTAATATGTTAATGGCAGAAGGAAAATTAATTTTAGTCGATCAAGTTCCTCATCAAGGCAGTAATTTTCCAATTGATGTGTTTTTTAGGTCAGTAGCCGCTGATGCTCAACATCGCAGTGTCGCTGTTATTTTGTCTGGTACTGGGAGTGATGGTAGTCGTGGTATCAAAGACATTAAAGAGGCGGGTGGGCTAACAATTGTTCAAGATCCTGAAGAAGCGCAGTTTGATGGTATGCCATTATGTGCCATTCAAACTGATTTAGTGGATGCTGTGATGTTGGCTAGTGACATGCCTGAATACTTAGTTAAAGTATTTGGTTCAAAGAAAGCACCTGAAATCGTCGGTGATTCAATCATAAGTCACTTTGATGATAAAGTTTTAGATAGGATCTATGCCCATCTATTAGAAGGCTATGATATCGATTTTAGTTTATATAAGCCAAATACGGTTAAACGTCGAATTGAACGACGAATGAAGATTCATGATATTGAAGATTTATCAGAGTATTCAAAATTAATAATTGAATATCCACAAGAAGCCAAAACACTCACTAAAGAGATGCTCATTGGGGTGACGCATTTTTTTAGAGATGTAGAGGCATTTGATTGTTTACAGCATCAGGTTATTCCTAGTATTTTTGATAATACACCAGCTAATGAAACGATCAGAGTGTGGACCGCAGGTTGCTCTAGCGGCGAAGAAGCTTATTCAATTGCCATGTTGTTTGATGAAGAACGACAGCGCAGGAAAAGCGGTCATGAAATTAAAATATTTGCCTCTGACGTTGATGCTAATGCCATTAAAGAAGCAAGTGCGGGTGTGTTTTCAAATAATATTGCAGCAGATGTAAATGCAGAACGTTTAGAGTGTTATTTTCTACAAATTGAAGGCGGTTATACCGTATCTCCAAAATTAAGGCATTTAGTGGTATTTGCTAATCATAACTTACTTAAAGATCCACCATTTTCAAATTGTCAGTTGGTGGTCTGTCGTAACCTAATGATTTATTTTCAAACTAAAGCACAACAAAATGTGCTGTCCATGATGCAGTTTTCGTTACGTAAAGATGGCTATTTATTTTTGGGTAGTTCTGAAACCTTGGGCGACTTTAAGAAAAACTTTAAGTCGATTAATGATAAGTATCGTATCTATCAAAAAGATCAAAACATTCCAAGAGTGAATAATTTATTTACTTTGCCAGTCAATAATAAAGATCGTAAGAGCCCACCTAGTATTGAAAGAATTTTAAATCATTACCAGCAGCCGAAAGAAATTAACCATATGCCAGCCTTAGAAGCATTAATTAATGACTTTATTCCTGCTTGCGTGATTATGAGCGAACAGTTGGAAGTGATTCATTTATATGGTGATTTGCAGCCCTACACTAAGCCGTTACAACAAGGACGCTTTAGTGCCAAAATTGGCGATTATTTATTAGAAGGCTTGGCCATGGCGGTAACAACCGCTATTCACAAAGTGGTGAAGCTAAAAGAAGCGGTTCGTTTTAAAGATATCCAGTATGAGTCTTTAAAGGGTGAAATCGCCACTGTGGATGTTGTCGCGCTCTATGTGCCTAGCACTAAAAGTAGTAATACTTATGTTGCTGTGGGTTTTAGTCCCTCTACAATTACGAGTCCTTTAAAACAAGTTAGTGTGGCTTATGATGACCAAATTGAACCGCAGAAACGAATAGATGATTTAGAAGAAGCTTTGCGTCATAACCAATATCATTTGAGTGCCACAATTGAAGAATTGGAAACCACCAATGAAGAGTTGCAAAGTACCAATGAAGAATTGATGGCTTCGAACGAAGAGCTACAAAGTACCAATGAAGAATTGCAATCAGTTAATGAAGAGTTATATAGCGTTAATAGTGAATATCAGGAGCAAATTGAAGAAACCACTAAGTTAAATCTAGATATCGAAAATATTATTAAGTCAGCGGATATTGGTTTTATATTTTTGGATGATGCTATGGTTATTCGCCGGTTTTCTCCCATTGCTAAGCAACATATTAATTTAATCGAGTCTGATATAGGTCGGCCGTTCCATCATATTTCCCATAGTTTAAAATATGAGGGGCTATTAAAAGAAATATCTGCGGTTATCAATGATGAAAAAACGATTGAGAAAGAAGTCAGCACAGTCGCTAATACGCAAATGCTGATTAAACTGGCGCCTTATTTGGATAAAACCAATACTGCCCAAGGCTGTGTTATTTCACTGACAGACATTAGCCAAATGCAAATATTGAAAAAGAACCTTGCTAATAGTTATGCAGAGCTTAAAGATATTATGGCCATTAACTTTACCTCAAGTGAAGAGTTTGTGGATATCTTGGTTGTGGATGACAATGATGTGGATTTGTTAGCAATAGAGTCGACCTTACAAAGCATTAACAGTAAAAATGGAACATATAAAATTCATTGTGTTACTAGTTTTAATGAAGCTAAAGCGTTTATTCAGCAGCAGAAAATTGATTTATGTTTACTTGATTACAAACTGGGTGGCTACGATGGTTTAGAATTGGTAAGAGAATTAAATGAAGTTGAAGATAGACCCGCTTTCATTTTATTTTCTGGTGCAGTGAATGACGAGTTAACCAAAAGTGCTATTCAACTAGGTATTTATGATGTCATTGATAAAGCTGATATTTCTCCATCATTATTGGAACTTAGTATTAAATATTCATTACGACATAAAAAAACCGAAGCTTATCTGAATACTTTGGTGTAAGTCAAAATATAGAGTGTTATAGATGATTTAAGGGAACTGCAAAGTGATGCATGTTCCTTTATTTTTTTCACTTTCAATTAAAACTTTTCCATTATGGTTTTTCATAATTCGCTTTACAGTACTTAAGCCTAAGCCGGTTCCTCGATACTCTGATTCGCTATGCAACCGGCGAAAAGGTTCAAATATCTCGTTAATAAAACGTGTTTCAATACCTATACCATTATCACAAATTTTTATTTGATGGAGTAAATACTCATTGAGCTTTGTTTTCACATGAATGACTTCATAGGTGATAGTGATTACCGGCTCTTGTTCGCAATACTTAATCGCATTTTCGAGGATGTTTTGTACTAGCATGAAAATTTGGGCACGGTTGCCATGTATGATAGGCAAATTATCACAATGAATTGAAACTTGAGTTTTCGCGTCGTTAAACAGAATAGGTTTTAATTCAATGATAATTTGATTGAGGTCGACTAACTCGTTACCAGCCGAGATATGATCCGTTAGAATATAATCGTACAAACCTTCTACTAAACGGTTCATTGTGTGTAATCGATTTTCGATTTTTTCAAATAAATTGTGATCCTCACTATCTAGCACTTGGCGATCGGTTAATCTATCTTTGAGCAGTGAAGTGAGTTGTCCAACATTTCGAATCGGTGCTTTAAAGTCATGAGATAAACTTCGACAGAAGGTCTGTTGATCGAGGGTTCTATTTTCTAGTTGTACCTGATGGTGTTTGCGTTCAATTGCATATAAGGCCATACGTTGCAGAAGTGTATCGTGCAGGCTGCCTTTAGGTAAAAAGTCTTGAGCGCCATCTTTTATTAATTGTCGACCAACCTCCCCATCTTGTAAGGAAGTCAGGACAATTATCGGAACTGTTGTTTGTAGTTGTTTTAACGTTTGAGTGGTGGCTTCTATATTAGAGTCTGGCAAACTTAAATCAATTAGGGCGATGTCGAAGATGCTAGATCCTAGTGCTGCTAAACCGGCGCTTAACGTGTCGAAGGTTTCGACTTGGCAACTGTCAGTAAAGGCGCCATAACAACATTCTATGATCAGCTCTAGATGATCGGGATTGTCTTCAATCAATAATACTTTCATGCTTTTGGCAACTCACTAATATCCGCCCAGAAGCGATTTACTTCACAGATTTTTCGGGCAAAATCTGTGTAATCAAACGGTTTAACTATGTAGCTATTGGCTCCGCATCTATAGCTCTGTTCAATATCCAGACTATTTTCTGAGGTGCTAACCATCATGATTGGAATATGTTTGATAGCCGGATCCGCTTTTATTAATTTAAGTGCTTCTAAACCATCTAATAAAGGCATTTTTATATCTAAAAGAATTAAGTTAGGTAGAAGATGTTTGGCCAGATTTTGTCTTTTTAGATCCTGTAAATGTGAAATTAATAGGTCTCCATTACTGAAACGAACAACCTTATTGTCAGGATTGTAATCTTGTAGTGCTTCGACAATCATTTCAGCATGATCATCATTGTCTTCAGCAACTATGATATTTAATGGTTTCATTTAAAACTATTTGTCCATTTTTTGGGGAATACACAAGGTAAAAGTACTACCTTTGCCTATAGTTGATTCTAGTTCTACCCAGCCTTGATGTTTTTCCATGATAGTTTTGACTATTGCTAAACCGACACCACTACCATTGCCGACATCGAGTCGTTCGAAAATTTTGAATACTTTCTGATGATGTTTAACGTCAATACCAATACCATTATCAGATACTGCAATACAATTCAAATTATCTCTTTGATAACCATGTATTTTGATCTTTGGCACAGTACCTGGTACGGCATAATTAATTCCATTGGAAAATAAGTTCTGTAAACATTGGGTGACTAATTGTGCATTAACCTCTAACTCTTGTTCGCCATTTTCTAGCTGGAATTCTGCGCCGGAATCTAAAATGGATTGGTTTAAGGATTGTTGGGCTTTTGCAACACAGGTTTTTAATTGGCAAGAGCTATATTCTAATTTTTGTCTGACAATGCGGGCTAAATCGAGTAAATCGGCTAGTAGCTGTGACATGTGATCTACATTGACTCGAATACGTGTGAGTCTATGACGATTCTTTTCATCTAGTTGATTACCGGCTGAATCTAAAATTCGTTCAGCAAAACCGCCTATTGTGACTAAAGGTGATTTAAGATCATGGGAAACGGTATAAACAAAAGCCTGCATTTCTTGATTTCGCGATTCGAGCTTTTGATTGCTATCTTGCAGTGACTTTCTAAGTAAACTGGAATCGGTGACATCCCGAAATATAGCAGACACAGATGATACCGCCGAATTGCCAATATTGACTGGCGAAAAGGCTACCGACATAACTTTCTCTTGGAGTGTTTTTGAGCTGAATTGTAATTCTAAAGTGCCTACGGTTTGGCCATTAAAAATGGCTTTTATTTGTTGTTTAATTAAGGTTAAAGCTAAAGGATCTTTGACTAAGGATTCAATTTTCGCTTTATACATACTGACTTCATCAACTGCAAAAAAGCTTAAAGCGGTTTGATTCCATGAGTCTATTTTACCTTCACTATTAATACAGAGAATGATGTCATTCGATCCTTGAAATATGGCCTCAAACTCGGCTTGTGCTTTTAAACGTAAGAAAATGGCTTGGCTATATAATCGATATAAAGTGAGTAGTACGAAGGCCAGCAATATTAATCCCATGTTAAATAAAACCGATGATGTATAGCGTTCGAGAATTAGCTTGTTGACTTGCTTGTGATTGATTGCTGCTATTAATGTTAAAGGTGGTACATGTGAAATGACAGTTATATTGACTGGATATTTACTGACATTAT
The sequence above is a segment of the Paraglaciecola sp. L3A3 genome. Coding sequences within it:
- the arfA gene encoding ribosome alternative rescue factor ArfA, with the translated sequence MSKNKKPLAKANIGATDLGRGIIKDNFLAALVTSKLYKVQVVKAKKGKGSYQRKAKNIRQESYLIAA
- a CDS encoding phytanoyl-CoA dioxygenase family protein: MIEDPKQLSRDYDSQGYFVIRQYFTEDEISSLRQTILKFHQAWKKDHQVFYEEEAFNSSLITGSEYLAPEDRVKLFNFISSTKMMAVVESLIPNSPAFMNTQLFFNPVNPQQKDFWHRDCQYDHNLEGQQKAIAETQVVHLRVPLFDELGMELVPGTHKRWDNAEEFNVRQEVKGKVSSDDLSTGEKIPLAAGDLLVFSADMIHRGLYGLDRLALDILVFDPQGDFVDYVDDDCLPDMAMLDKIHDPRLFVHTMQLKTFSKDQHCLDNPK
- a CDS encoding EAL domain-containing protein — encoded protein: MIEYRAQMPRTDHELRQAIDRLKQHAILHFDAQQLFMEMLREVGELTDSSFAIVLKQVDMDNNQPRHTCIAAQHRSNKGDWGNLDVNGLLHLDQSAKPFFDVLLQCKAMVLDRLGLRILNNFNSNWPSVERAMLIPMGVDKYNNYLICIGNSKKHYHTEEVQRLWPLLIHVSTQLQLLVSHSASKYSQKEQLLNKYSPQDNEVWRNIFYRLEKTSPLAMITLNSDKLICRVNESAENLLSIAGSELLQKPIEEFLVNHSIILQALKNTSAVNMASRMRSGLGSVLDVKLNLVPYEENNTKYDLVLIEKVESLTINQNAVAVALERFQVLASMLPMGILQTDAEWQTEYFNQRWLEITDCKVGDVYGLGWMQLFHPDEAEELLTQLHISISGGHEFIRECQMVYQQSYKWVMLHVTPIIDPKGEVKGLIATVGDFSKQHEAEERLREMAEKDPLTGLSNRACFFDRLDHALDRVERHGSLALLALDLDGFKHINDTLGHDVGDFILIEVAKRLRNCVRIEDTVCRVGGDEFLLIIEGLDDATIVASLAEKVLHELEEPYQLGSKEIFISTSIGISFSVTGRKCTSKTLLKQADLALYRAKDAGRNNYQYYSPELEQASRKKLELTNDLHRALGKQEFEVFYQAQIDIDSNKIKGFEALLRWQHPQKGMLSPTDFIPLLEESGLISNVSDWMCQHSFHQLRQWIDDGLLDHDAVMAVNISPRQFYDEHLVEQIYNAIVNANLSCANVVVEVTETLLLKEHSLIIKHLQNLHALGIKIALDDFGTGFSSLSYLKKFPIDIIKIDRSFIKDIATDESDSLITRAVIKLGESLGLTVLAEGVDSAPILALLKQWHCEKYQGYLVNQPVPANQIKALCAEHKEAFNNLKS
- a CDS encoding chemotaxis protein CheB, translating into MSNISVTDTSPTSSEPKSLFYVAVGASAGGLEALNEFVSALPKHASMAYMIVQHLSPDFDSLMDQLLQRRTDLKICTVTDGMEIEADTIYLMPPRTNMLMAEGKLILVDQVPHQGSNFPIDVFFRSVAADAQHRSVAVILSGTGSDGSRGIKDIKEAGGLTIVQDPEEAQFDGMPLCAIQTDLVDAVMLASDMPEYLVKVFGSKKAPEIVGDSIISHFDDKVLDRIYAHLLEGYDIDFSLYKPNTVKRRIERRMKIHDIEDLSEYSKLIIEYPQEAKTLTKEMLIGVTHFFRDVEAFDCLQHQVIPSIFDNTPANETIRVWTAGCSSGEEAYSIAMLFDEERQRRKSGHEIKIFASDVDANAIKEASAGVFSNNIAADVNAERLECYFLQIEGGYTVSPKLRHLVVFANHNLLKDPPFSNCQLVVCRNLMIYFQTKAQQNVLSMMQFSLRKDGYLFLGSSETLGDFKKNFKSINDKYRIYQKDQNIPRVNNLFTLPVNNKDRKSPPSIERILNHYQQPKEINHMPALEALINDFIPACVIMSEQLEVIHLYGDLQPYTKPLQQGRFSAKIGDYLLEGLAMAVTTAIHKVVKLKEAVRFKDIQYESLKGEIATVDVVALYVPSTKSSNTYVAVGFSPSTITSPLKQVSVAYDDQIEPQKRIDDLEEALRHNQYHLSATIEELETTNEELQSTNEELMASNEELQSTNEELQSVNEELYSVNSEYQEQIEETTKLNLDIENIIKSADIGFIFLDDAMVIRRFSPIAKQHINLIESDIGRPFHHISHSLKYEGLLKEISAVINDEKTIEKEVSTVANTQMLIKLAPYLDKTNTAQGCVISLTDISQMQILKKNLANSYAELKDIMAINFTSSEEFVDILVVDDNDVDLLAIESTLQSINSKNGTYKIHCVTSFNEAKAFIQQQKIDLCLLDYKLGGYDGLELVRELNEVEDRPAFILFSGAVNDELTKSAIQLGIYDVIDKADISPSLLELSIKYSLRHKKTEAYLNTLV
- a CDS encoding ATP-binding protein, yielding MKVLLIEDNPDHLELIIECCYGAFTDSCQVETFDTLSAGLAALGSSIFDIALIDLSLPDSNIEATTQTLKQLQTTVPIIVLTSLQDGEVGRQLIKDGAQDFLPKGSLHDTLLQRMALYAIERKHHQVQLENRTLDQQTFCRSLSHDFKAPIRNVGQLTSLLKDRLTDRQVLDSEDHNLFEKIENRLHTMNRLVEGLYDYILTDHISAGNELVDLNQIIIELKPILFNDAKTQVSIHCDNLPIIHGNRAQIFMLVQNILENAIKYCEQEPVITITYEVIHVKTKLNEYLLHQIKICDNGIGIETRFINEIFEPFRRLHSESEYRGTGLGLSTVKRIMKNHNGKVLIESEKNKGTCITLQFP
- a CDS encoding response regulator; protein product: MKPLNIIVAEDNDDHAEMIVEALQDYNPDNKVVRFSNGDLLISHLQDLKRQNLAKHLLPNLILLDIKMPLLDGLEALKLIKADPAIKHIPIMMVSTSENSLDIEQSYRCGANSYIVKPFDYTDFARKICEVNRFWADISELPKA
- a CDS encoding ATP-binding protein; this translates as MNRFHLSKMGYVIACILILALGLATLWYSYLAISKQVKTETNTYLSHQSALRGNTIEQTLLASIRHTSFIYATPPIAGITRAVQNNGIDPIENTDYALWVKRLETIFLAYVQNNPDIVQIRFIGKANQGRELVRVHRHGDKIETVQEDNLQQKEQRDYFQKVQTIPTKQLYISDITLNREYGKIEQPAWPTYRIAQPVFDAENQFFGLVIINFNAQLLLNKLPLHTNSYMELFLLNEKGQYLLHHNKELSFSFEYGETQTWQQDTQEIVSKQQAASNIQTVKFNATNSIYNVSKYPVNITVISHVPPLTLIAAINHKQVNKLILERYTSSVLFNMGLILLAFVLLTLYRLYSQAIFLRLKAQAEFEAIFQGSNDIILCINSEGKIDSWNQTALSFFAVDEVSMYKAKIESLVKDPLALTLIKQQIKAIFNGQTVGTLELQFSSKTLQEKVMSVAFSPVNIGNSAVSSVSAIFRDVTDSSLLRKSLQDSNQKLESRNQEMQAFVYTVSHDLKSPLVTIGGFAERILDSAGNQLDEKNRHRLTRIRVNVDHMSQLLADLLDLARIVRQKLEYSSCQLKTCVAKAQQSLNQSILDSGAEFQLENGEQELEVNAQLVTQCLQNLFSNGINYAVPGTVPKIKIHGYQRDNLNCIAVSDNGIGIDVKHHQKVFKIFERLDVGNGSGVGLAIVKTIMEKHQGWVELESTIGKGSTFTLCIPQKMDK